The following proteins are encoded in a genomic region of Triticum dicoccoides isolate Atlit2015 ecotype Zavitan chromosome 1B, WEW_v2.0, whole genome shotgun sequence:
- the LOC119316726 gene encoding scarecrow-like protein 33, with the protein MATEPLHDNLDNVAATDKSDSSSQQQLTVYNYDLSGPKSKVLSPANQESTYLLGGVTDPGLCSNKSSLGQNQFQISPGGSPEHHQIRSNDALHYISQMLMEDVDERVNICQGEAALQDAEKPFRDILGEVCTLATNWPPLHTNNKPDDSDKSGTSRYKRLWSTSFSNDYSSYNVLQPLATPLSPYIYNRNLFLPNQPLTSVGWTSGSGFPALHCQRGVEEEKMFAASIVKLVIYLKNDILYISQLTTKAKVGEMSGNAIFEVADQRGWDTFQGRSKKHHAITTCAIIRNENFDRVLLCYGQKSLDGITRLRESMAGEGNKNSLKSRSKGRQKLWVRKHPRKELVDLRTLLIHCAEAVAKDNHMLANDLLKKIRRHSSADGDCTQRLAFYLVDGLEARLAGIGGQVYRNLVERRTSTIDWLEAYNLFLEACPFKRVSYNFANQTILDVSQRQPRVHIVDFGISFGFQWPSMIQRFAWREEGAPKLRITGIEAPQPGFRSCEMIEDTGKRLADYANMFKVPFQYQGIATSRWETIKIEDLNIDEDEVLIVNCIFRMKNLGHETESINSARDEVLKIMRRMNPKVFISGTMNGLHSSPFFIQRFKEVMLHYSSMFDMLDANVPRDNEAREMIERIIFGRDALNIIACEDGERTRPESYRQWQARFLKAGFQQLPVDQAVLKKTVHMKNSLYHKEFFAAEDRGWLLQGWKGRVLYAISKWKPDGQ; encoded by the coding sequence ATGGCGACTGAACCTCTCCATGACAATCTGGACAATGTCGCAGCAACCGACAAAAGTGATTCCTCTTCCCAGCAGCAACTCACCGTGTACAACTACGACCTGAGTGGTCCAAAGTCCAAAGTTCTTTCCCCAGCAAACCAAGAAAGCACATATCTGCTTGGTGGAGTCACTGACCCTGGGTTGTGCAGTAACAAAAGCAGCCTTGGACAAAACCAATTTCAGATTTCTCCAGGGGGTAGCCCTGAGCACCACCAGATAAGATCAAACGATGCTCTTCACTACATAAGCCAGATGCTGATGGAAGACGTCGACGAGAGGGTCAACATATGCCAAGGGGAGGCTGCTCTCCAGGATGCTGAGAAGCCATTTCGTGACATTCTTGGGGAGGTATGCACATTGGCTACTAACTGGCCGCCATTGCATACCAACAACAAACCAGACGACTCTGATAAGAGTGGGACCAGCCGTTACAAGAGGCTCTGGAGCACTAGCTTCAGTAATGACTATTCCAGTTACAATGTGCTACAGCCCTTAGCAACTCCGTTGAGTCCATATATCTACAATAGGAATCTTTTTCTACCAAACCAGCCATTGACAAGTGTTGGATGGACTTCCGGATCTGGCTTCCCTGCCTTGCATTGTCAAAGAGGTGTCGAGGAGGAAAAGATGTTTGCTGCAAGTATTGTTAAGCTGGTGATATATTTAAAGAACGACATACTTTATATTTCCCAACTGACTACAAAGGCAAAAGTAGGAGAAATGAGCGGAAACGCAATCTTTGAGGTGGCGGACCAAAGGGGCTGGGATACCTTTCAAGGAAGGAGCAAGAAACATCATGCCATCACCACTTGTGCAATAATTCGAAATGAAAATTTCGACCGAGTTCTGCTATGCTATGGTCAGAAGAGTTTAGATGGAATAACAAGACTGCGAGAAAGTATGGCGGGGGAAGGAAACAAAAACTCACTGAAAAGCCGGAGCAAAGGGCGTCAGAAGCTATGGGTTAGGAAGCATCCGAGGAAAGAGTTGGTTGATCTCAGGACTCTCCTCATCCATTGCGCAGAAGCTGTGGCAAAAGACAACCACATGTTGGCCAATGACCTCCTAAAGAAGATAAGACGACACTCCTCAGCAGATGGTGATTGTACGCAGAGACTGGCATTTTACTTGGTGGATGGCCTTGAGGCACGCTTGGCTGGGATCGGCGGTCAGGTTTATCGCAATCTCGTGGAAAGGCGAACAAGTACCATAGATTGGCTAGAGGCTTACAACCTTTTTCTTGAAGCTTGCCCTTTCAAAAGGGTGTCATACAACTTTGCCAACCAAACTATTCTTGACGTCTCACAAAGGCAACCAAGGGTGCACATCGTCGATTTTGGTATCAGCTTCGGCTTTCAGTGGCCATCAATGATTCAGAGGTTTGCATGGCGAGAAGAGGGAGCCCCTAAGCTTCGGATCACAGGTATAGAAGCTCCCCAGCCAGGTTTTCGCTCCTGCGAAATGATCGAGGATACAGGGAAGCGGTTAGCTGATTATGCAAACATGTTCAAGGTACCATTTCAGTATCAAGGCATTGCCACTTCAAGATGGGAGACCATTAAAATTGAGGATCTTAACATTGACGAGGATGAAGTTCTCATAGTCAACTGCATATTCCGGATGAAGAATCTTGGTCATGAAACCGAATCCATAAATAGCGCAAGGGATGAGGTGCTGAAAATTATGAGGAGGATGAACCCAAAGGTTTTTATTTCTGGCACCATGAATGGTTTACACAGTTCTCCCTTCTTCATACAACGATTCAAAGAGGTTATGCTCCATTACTCTTCAATGTTTGATATGCTTGACGCAAATGTTCCACGGGATAATGAAGCAAGAGAGATGATTGAGAGGATCATATTTGGGCGGGATGCACTTAACATCATAGCATGCGAGGATGGAGAAAGGACTAGGCCAGAAAGTTACAGGCAGTGGCAAGCAAGGTTTCTCAAGGCTGGGTTCCAGCAGCTTCCTGTCGATCAAGCTGTCTTAAAGAAAACAGTACACATGAAGAACTCACTTTATCATAAGGAATTTTTTGCTGCTGAAGATCGCGGTTGGCTGCTACAAGGATGGAAAGGGAGAGTACTTTATGCTATATCTAAATGGAAACCTGATGGTCAGTAA
- the LOC119316733 gene encoding uncharacterized protein At5g02240-like, which produces MAMAAAAAAAATMRLSSPFRAPPLRPPCHRVVPSRRGPRRAGLAVSAAAGGSPPTVLVTGAGGRTGQIVYKKLKERADQFVARGLVRTPDSKGKIGSGDDVFIGDIRDPGSIAPAIEGIDALIILTSGVPKMKPGFDPSKGGRPEFYFEEGSDPEQVDWIGQKNQIDAAKSIGVKQIILVGSMGGTDINHPLNKLGNGNILVWKRKAEQYLADSGLPYTIIRAGGLQDKDGGVRELIVGKDDEILKTETKTIARADVAEVCIQALLFEEAKFKAFDLASKPEGEGTPTTDFKSVFAQMATRF; this is translated from the exons atggccatggcggcggcggcggcggcggcggcgacgatgcgTCTGTCTTCCCCGTTCAGGGCCCCGCCTCTCCGTCCTCCCTGCCACCGCGTCGTCCCGTCGAGGCGGGGCCCCAGGCGAGCCGGGCTGGCCGTCTCGGCGGCCGCCGGCGGGTCGCCCCCCACCGTGCTCGTCACCGGCGCCGGAGGACGAACAG GCCAAATTGTGTACAAGAAGCTGAAGGAGAGGGCAGACCAGTTTGTGGCCAGGGGGCTAGTCAGGACGCCGGACAGCAAGGGCAAGATAGGCAGTGGCGACGACGTGTTCATCGGCGACATCAGGGATCCTGGGAGCATTGCTCCGGCTATTGAGGGCATCGACGCGCTCATCATCCTCACCAGCGGGGTCCCGAAGATGAAGCCAGGGTTCGATCCTAGCAAGGGTGGACGGCCGGAGTTTTACTTCGAGGAAGGGTCTGATCCTGAGCAG GTGGATTGGATAGGCCAAAAGAACCAAATAGATGCTG CCAAGAGCATTGGTGTAAAGCAGATCATTTTGGTTGGATCCATGGGCGGAACAGATATCAACCATCCATTAAACAAGCTTGGGAATGGGAATATACTG GTGTGGAAACGGAAGGCAGAACAGTACCTAGCGGACTCTGGTCTACCATACACAATTATAAG GGCTGGAGGACTGCAAGACAAAGATGGTGGTGTGCGTGAGTTGATTGTTGGAAAGGATGACGAGATCTTGAAGACGGAAACAAAAACTATTGCCAGGGCAGATGTTGCAGAAGTTTGCATACAG GCCTTGCTATTTGAGGAAGCAAAGTTCAAGGCGTTTGATCTGGCTTCAAAACCTGAAGGTGAAGGAACACCAACGACAGACTTTAAGTCTGTTTTTGCACAAATGGCTACTCGCTTCTAA